Below is a window of Candidatus Poribacteria bacterium DNA.
CGCCTGCCGCGCACATTCATGCGCCAGCACAACCTTTCACATGAATCCTTCTCAAGGGGTGTGCGCATCGCCTTTGAACGTAAGGTGGCAAGGGACGCAGGAGTTGAGTTCTTTGCGCCTGGGCACCCGGTCTTTGAAGCGCTTTGCGAGCACTTCCTGAACAAATCCCGTCCGGTCAAATCCATACTGCTACACCCCAGAACCGAGGGCATCCTCTGGGTGTTCCGAGCGGGAATACGGGATGGTCACGGGTCGCCCGTCCTGGAACGGCTGCTCGCGCTGCTTTGGGATGCGGACGAAGGCGATGTGCGGGAGGTTGACCTTCGCATGCTATGGGAGACAAAACCCTATCCCGATGGGAAAAGTCCCCCTCAAACCCTCCTTGATGCGCTTGAGAAAAGCGAAGAAGATGCCCGCCGATGGGTATTTGCGTTCATTGACGATCTGCAAAAGGAGGCGCAGGGGCGTCGGGAGCGAGAAGCACGCATCAAGCAGGAGTGGCTGGAGAAATCCTTTGACCACCTTATCAATCAGTCCAACGCAAAGCTCTTTGAGTATCATCGCCGCGCTGAAAAAGGTGAGGATATGCGGCTCGTCATCCAGCAGGAGGAGGAGAATTTGAAGGGATTGATTCGCCGGAAAAAGGAACGCATAGAGGCGCTGAACCTTGAGCGGACGCTCACAACGCTTGAACCTGAGCTGGAAGCTGTTGCGCTGATTTGCCGTGAACCCCCGGACGCCGCTCAGGCTAAGGGCGTCTCCGAGGTTGAGGCGATAGGGATGCAGGTCGCCATGCAACACGAGCGTGAGCACGGGCGTGAGCCGGTGGATGTCTCAATGAAGTTTCTGGGTTACGACATCTTCTCGCAGGGTGAAGAAGAAGTCCGCCACATAGAGGTCAAAGCGTTCGCTACGACGGGAAACGTCAAAATCACACCTCACGAGTGGCAGATGGCACAGCGGCTCGGCGATGAATACTGGCTTTACGTTGTGGAAAACGCCCTGAGCAAGCCAAGCCTCAAATGTATCCAAAACCCAGCACGAAACCTGACCGTCCGTGAGGTCTTCGGCGTAGTGGAATACGTGGTGGAGGAGGGGGTGTGAACGTGGAACTGCCGGAACTGCTTAAAAAAGCCCTCCAGCGGGGCGAGGGTGAAAAAGTGGAGTTCCGACGCACCTTCGGCGGAGAGGTCATTCGCACTCTTTGCGCCTTTGCCAACACGAAAGGAGGGGAGGTCTGGCTCGGCATCGCCAACGATGGAACAGTAATCGGGACTCCAACCGGGTCGGATGGATTGAACGATGGGGCACAGGGATTCAGAAGATGCTGGACGAATGCGCCAAGGCAGGGCTTCCCGAGCCAGAGTTTGAGGATGCTCAGGGCGCCTTCTGGCTGACTTTCCGAAAGGACATCCTGACCGAGGAATACCTGCGCTCGCTTGGTCTCAACGACCGTCAGATCAAGGCGGTGCTTTATGTGAAGCAGAAAGGCAGGATAACGAACCGTGAATATCAACAACTCAATCAGGTCAGTAAAGCCACGGCTACTCGAGACTTGACCGATTTGGTTGCCAGGGAGCTTCTCCGCGCAGAAGGGGTTGGCAAACGGGGCATTCACTATGTCTTGATTGAGCCAAAAATGAGCCAAAAGTGAGCCAAATAAGCCAAAAAGGCAATGGGGTAAAACGGGCAGAGCAACGAACCGCTGAAGCGAGTTCGTTGCACTCCATAGAATGAGGGGGAAGCCGAATGAGAAAACGCTTGATTGAGCATGCTTTGCCTTTGAAGGAGCTTTCCGCTGAAGGCGCACGTGAGAAAGCCATAAGGCACGGGCATATCTCCACGCTTCATGTCTGGTGGGCGCGGCGACCGCTTACGGTCTGCCGTGCCGCCGTCTTTGCAAGCCTCGTCTCGGCCGATGACATGGACGAGATAGGCTTTGAGAAGTTCGTCGCAAGCCTGTGCAAGTGGGAGGTTAACGACAGCGACCCTGTGGGGAGGCACCTTCTGGAGCAGGCTCGTGCGATGATTCGCAAACACTACCCCGATGCGCCGCCCAAGGTTTTGGACTCCTTCGCAGGCGGCGGCTCCATACCGCTTGAGGCGCTCAGGCTCGGCTGCGAAGCACACGCCATGGAATACAACCCCGTCGCATATCTCATCCTTAAGGCGACGATTGAGTATCCGCAAAAGTATGGGAGGAGGCTCGCCGAGGATGTGAGAAGATGGGGCGAGTGGGTGCTTGAACGTGCGAAGGAGGAGCTTGAGGGGTTCTATCCGCCTTATGAGGGGGGACAC
It encodes the following:
- a CDS encoding ATP-binding protein, whose amino-acid sequence is MNVELPELLKKALQRGEGEKVEFRRTFGGEVIRTLCAFANTKGGEVWLGIANDGTVIGTPTGSDGLNDGAQGFRRCWTNAPRQGFPSQSLRMLRAPSG